The following coding sequences are from one Mycoplasma mycoides subsp. capri window:
- a CDS encoding MOLPALP family lipoprotein, with protein sequence MKKLIAILSSMMMITTASLPIIACHVKEKKFDTNNSITNTQTSISLFAKELILADQLKVNLKEIKIENNKKSLTNLLKENNLKLEDTDKDIGNITTLNTLVDHYFIKDSYKNVLDSKIKLDNQIKKPSIPLFNEVFKLFGVDTTDLDKLSDDILKILDLTTSLNPMFLVSSFDSANTTLKSFFEKVKPHLKTGLEKLTNPSSEFVKDVQKFQEKIDVNKNYKELKAEDLDNAFYTSLVNAVGLGLVGSRYTSVKLDVENASKSLKDASLALTKALNGPAKPSNGNELDIVGYILEALQFLQIKLSLFESARDFTPKSANNLFGEKTTNQDFVKNTYDEKTIATITENKSSSINLKYILSFFAKPVKELKDKDSKDGFELQKLLAILFLSTTKVEYPEDDRNNQNEKLVKEYFENQSAHPIVTVLITLANDFLNEKITPLLPVISKDAKEDQLKKTINDLLPHLYKWISYTLTSLLTGTHNVYDCLSTLFIKVLPVVLTSLKTNLGILKEVDASLLPVIPAFVFEGLVKEVLPIAFPITAENKNDKNSFKQLYSGEVFLPNKINEMFKQFRTTTIKKIEEIKKIAQNLPFSAKDVPFGIIRNLLSGLENGYDKIFKNAKEFNLKGLLTTPLNKMNESWWKDKSFVKPLQNKSVADILDTLLTSLDVKGNEKLNELQSSNISLTGLTDVAKVIDKYEYKAKDVDYKDKTHLLDILKSNSDKTLEILGWTSDSKEPIGKSSLLDTLLNKVFNIDLSKKDNKSENAINQLSKLITSLNSSLNESTIDQSSVEINFEFKDQKKNKFEQLLSETLIAKVKNKKDSSESTYSFSYLRDKQDKFKFTKITKE encoded by the coding sequence ATGAAGAAATTAATTGCAATTTTATCATCAATGATGATGATAACAACTGCTAGTTTACCAATAATTGCCTGCCATGTTAAAGAAAAAAAATTTGACACTAATAATTCGATAACAAATACTCAAACTTCTATTAGTTTATTTGCTAAAGAACTTATTTTAGCAGATCAACTAAAAGTTAACTTAAAAGAAATTAAAATTGAAAATAATAAAAAATCACTAACTAATTTATTAAAAGAAAATAATTTAAAACTAGAAGATACTGATAAAGATATCGGTAATATAACAACATTAAATACTCTTGTTGATCATTACTTTATAAAAGATTCATATAAAAATGTATTAGATTCAAAAATTAAATTAGATAATCAAATTAAAAAACCTTCAATTCCATTATTTAATGAAGTGTTTAAACTATTTGGAGTAGATACAACTGATTTAGATAAATTAAGTGATGATATCTTAAAAATATTAGATCTAACTACTAGTTTAAATCCAATGTTTTTAGTAAGTAGTTTTGATTCAGCTAATACTACTTTAAAATCATTTTTTGAAAAAGTTAAACCTCATTTAAAAACTGGATTAGAAAAATTAACTAATCCAAGTTCTGAATTTGTAAAAGATGTTCAAAAATTCCAAGAAAAAATTGATGTTAATAAAAACTATAAAGAATTAAAAGCTGAAGATTTAGATAATGCATTTTATACATCATTAGTTAATGCTGTAGGTCTAGGCTTAGTTGGAAGTAGATATACTTCTGTTAAACTAGATGTTGAAAATGCTTCTAAATCACTAAAAGACGCAAGTTTAGCATTAACTAAAGCATTAAATGGTCCTGCTAAACCATCAAATGGTAACGAATTAGATATTGTTGGTTACATTTTAGAGGCTTTACAATTCTTACAAATTAAACTAAGTTTATTTGAAAGTGCTAGAGATTTTACACCTAAATCTGCTAATAACTTATTTGGTGAAAAAACAACAAATCAAGATTTTGTTAAAAATACTTATGATGAGAAAACTATAGCTACTATCACAGAAAATAAATCATCTTCAATCAATTTAAAATATATACTTTCATTCTTTGCAAAACCTGTTAAAGAATTAAAAGATAAGGATAGTAAAGATGGATTTGAATTGCAAAAACTATTAGCTATTTTATTCTTATCAACTACTAAAGTAGAATATCCAGAAGATGACAGAAATAATCAAAATGAGAAATTAGTAAAAGAATATTTTGAAAATCAAAGTGCTCATCCTATTGTTACTGTTCTAATAACTTTAGCTAATGATTTCTTAAATGAAAAAATAACACCACTTTTACCAGTAATATCAAAAGATGCTAAAGAAGATCAACTTAAAAAAACTATCAATGATTTATTGCCACACTTATATAAATGAATATCATATACTTTAACTAGTTTATTAACAGGAACACACAATGTATATGATTGTTTATCTACATTATTTATTAAGGTACTTCCTGTTGTTTTAACTTCTTTAAAAACTAATCTAGGCATTTTAAAAGAAGTAGATGCTAGTCTTTTACCTGTGATCCCAGCATTTGTTTTTGAAGGCTTAGTAAAAGAAGTGTTACCAATTGCATTTCCAATAACAGCAGAAAATAAAAATGATAAAAACTCATTTAAACAGCTATATTCTGGTGAAGTATTTTTACCAAATAAAATAAATGAAATGTTTAAACAATTCAGAACTACAACTATTAAAAAAATTGAAGAAATAAAAAAAATAGCACAAAATTTACCATTCAGTGCTAAAGATGTTCCTTTTGGAATAATTAGAAATCTTTTAAGTGGTTTAGAAAATGGATATGACAAAATATTTAAAAATGCTAAAGAATTTAACTTAAAAGGTTTACTAACTACTCCTTTAAATAAAATGAATGAATCTTGATGAAAAGATAAATCATTTGTTAAACCTTTACAAAATAAATCTGTAGCTGATATTTTAGACACTTTGTTAACTAGTTTAGATGTTAAAGGAAATGAAAAATTAAATGAACTACAAAGTTCAAATATTAGTTTAACTGGTTTAACTGATGTTGCTAAAGTAATTGATAAATACGAATATAAAGCAAAAGATGTTGATTATAAAGACAAAACTCATTTATTAGATATTCTAAAATCAAATTCTGATAAAACTTTAGAAATTTTAGGTTGAACTTCAGATAGTAAAGAACCAATTGGTAAAAGTTCATTACTAGATACTTTATTAAATAAAGTATTTAATATTGATCTAAGTAAAAAAGATAATAAATCTGAAAATGCTATTAATCAATTATCTAAACTTATAACTTCATTAAATAGTTCATTAAATGAAAGTACAATTGATCAATCTAGTGTTGAAATTAATTTTGAATTTAAAGATCAAAAGAAAAATAAATTTGAACAATTATTAAGTGAAACTTTAATAGCTAAAGTTAAAAATAAAAAAGATAGTAGTGAATCAACTTATTCATTTAGTTATTTAAGAGATAAACAAGACAAATTTAAATTTACAAAAATTACAAAAGAATAA
- a CDS encoding MOLPALP family lipoprotein, whose product MKKLIAILSSVMMISTASLPVIACHKKEYKFETNNSLTNTKTAISLFAKDFILADQLQLNFQEIKNLNENKNLELLTNQNNLVLDKDELSLDSLKSTNQFINKYFDQNSYKNVLDKNIKLDSNKSLNNFVLDEVFKLLNLDISDTKKTSDDLIKILELTSKLNPSFMFNHFSNIDSLLKEMFEKLKPSLKTWLESLSNLDKNLIDNINNFKEKIDVNNKYKDLKLEDLDKAFYISLINAIGLGLNSTTYKIVELDIKNTNNSLKQASENLASVISNKKEIKQNKEWEIVAFILQALQFLQLKLSLFDGTKNYQIKSAEHLFSDTKSNQDFIKDAYSSKKISDITKNKPSSINLKYLLSFFKKPVEELKDPNNKNGYELQKLLAMLFLSENKVDYNTTSTINDPKDYYEKQQAHPSIYLLSVLIKDFLIKKLSPLLVNVKKENVEKLVERSIPYFYKWLSYATTNLLTGSANIYETLSALFVKVLPSIVVIIQDETKLLSKEIITFKDLAFPVLFEQIIAPTLNVGFPITKKSSDKNSFKELYSGNIFLVNKTDEMFKTFKQKVEHLLKSFGSFIPIKSTDIPFSLIQHYFDSFKNNYEDIFKNVQQFNLKTLLNTPLNKMNESWWKDKTFAKEYQNKSIADNLDKLLKDLDIKGDEKLDDLQSLNINLTSLTDIILKIQKYDYKPSGIEYKTNSSLIDILKSNPDKVLQIIGWTSDKNNLIAKDSLLDIIFSKTLNINLNDKNNSSQNTINLLSKFLLSVNNSLNTEFNDKKFNITYTFLDDKKNKFNQLVSQQLEAKFINNKDKITTKYVFDYSRTNKDDKFKFIKITKN is encoded by the coding sequence ATGAAGAAATTAATTGCAATCTTATCATCAGTTATGATGATAAGTACAGCTAGTTTACCAGTAATTGCTTGTCATAAAAAAGAATATAAATTTGAAACTAACAACTCATTAACAAATACAAAAACTGCAATTAGTTTATTTGCTAAAGATTTCATTTTAGCAGATCAACTACAACTAAATTTTCAAGAAATTAAAAACTTGAATGAAAATAAAAATCTAGAACTATTAACTAATCAAAATAATTTAGTTCTTGATAAAGATGAACTAAGTTTAGATTCATTAAAATCAACTAATCAATTTATAAATAAATATTTTGATCAAAATTCATATAAAAATGTTCTAGATAAAAACATAAAACTTGACTCTAATAAAAGTTTAAATAATTTTGTATTAGATGAAGTTTTTAAATTATTAAATTTAGATATAAGTGATACTAAAAAAACAAGTGATGATCTTATTAAAATTTTAGAATTAACTTCTAAATTAAATCCGAGTTTTATGTTTAATCATTTTTCAAATATAGATTCTTTATTAAAAGAAATGTTTGAAAAACTTAAACCAAGTTTAAAAACTTGATTAGAATCACTATCTAATTTAGATAAAAATTTAATTGATAACATTAATAACTTTAAAGAAAAGATTGATGTTAATAACAAATATAAAGATCTTAAACTAGAAGATCTTGATAAAGCTTTTTATATTAGTTTAATTAATGCTATAGGTTTAGGATTAAATTCTACAACTTATAAAATAGTTGAACTAGATATTAAAAATACTAATAACTCTTTAAAACAAGCTAGTGAAAATCTAGCTAGTGTAATTAGCAATAAAAAAGAAATAAAACAAAATAAAGAATGAGAAATTGTAGCTTTTATTTTACAAGCTCTACAATTTTTACAACTAAAACTAAGTTTATTTGATGGTACTAAAAATTATCAAATTAAATCTGCTGAGCATTTATTTAGTGATACTAAGTCAAACCAAGACTTTATAAAAGATGCTTATAGTTCTAAAAAAATTAGTGATATTACAAAAAATAAACCTTCATCTATTAATCTAAAATACTTATTATCATTTTTTAAAAAACCAGTTGAAGAATTAAAAGATCCTAATAATAAAAATGGATATGAATTACAAAAATTACTAGCAATGCTGTTTTTATCAGAAAATAAAGTTGACTATAATACAACATCAACTATTAATGATCCTAAAGATTATTATGAAAAACAACAAGCTCATCCTTCAATTTATCTTTTATCTGTTTTAATAAAAGATTTTTTAATTAAAAAACTTAGTCCTTTATTAGTTAATGTTAAAAAAGAAAATGTTGAAAAACTAGTTGAGCGTTCTATTCCATATTTTTATAAATGATTATCTTATGCAACAACTAATTTATTAACTGGATCAGCTAACATATATGAAACTTTAAGTGCATTATTTGTTAAGGTTCTACCTTCTATAGTTGTAATAATTCAAGATGAAACAAAACTTTTAAGTAAAGAAATAATAACTTTTAAAGACCTTGCTTTTCCTGTGTTATTTGAACAAATAATAGCACCAACTTTAAATGTGGGTTTTCCTATTACAAAGAAATCAAGTGATAAAAATTCATTTAAAGAACTTTATAGTGGAAATATTTTTTTAGTTAATAAGACTGATGAAATGTTTAAAACCTTTAAACAAAAAGTTGAACATCTTTTAAAATCATTTGGTAGTTTTATACCTATAAAATCTACTGATATTCCATTTTCTTTAATCCAACATTACTTTGATAGTTTTAAAAATAACTATGAAGATATTTTTAAAAACGTTCAGCAATTTAATCTAAAAACTTTATTAAATACTCCTTTAAATAAAATGAATGAATCTTGATGAAAAGATAAAACATTTGCAAAAGAATATCAAAATAAATCTATTGCTGATAATTTAGATAAATTATTAAAAGATTTAGATATTAAAGGAGATGAAAAATTAGATGATTTGCAAAGTTTAAATATTAATTTAACTAGTTTAACTGACATAATTTTAAAAATTCAAAAATATGACTATAAACCAAGTGGTATTGAATATAAAACTAACTCTAGTTTAATTGATATTTTAAAATCTAATCCAGATAAAGTTTTACAAATCATTGGTTGAACATCAGATAAAAATAATCTGATAGCTAAAGACTCATTATTAGATATAATATTTTCTAAAACTTTAAATATTAACTTAAATGATAAAAATAATAGTTCACAAAACACTATTAATTTATTATCAAAATTCTTATTATCTGTTAATAATTCACTAAACACTGAATTTAATGACAAAAAGTTTAATATTACTTATACATTTTTAGATGATAAGAAAAATAAATTTAACCAATTAGTTTCTCAACAACTAGAAGCTAAATTTATAAATAATAAAGACAAGATTACAACTAAATATGTGTTTGATTATTCTAGAACTAACAAAGATGATAAGTTTAAATTTATTAAAATCACAAAAAATTAG
- a CDS encoding MOLPALP family lipoprotein — MKKLIAILSSMMMITTASLPIIACHTKQNKFENNNSITNTHSTASLFAKELILADQLQVNLQELKNRNNQKDLALLLDEYNLKLDNTDPSIKNISSSNELISQYFEKDSYKNVLDSNIKLDSQKKLSNPLFSEIFKLFGLGTTDLDKFSDDITNILTLLVNLNPMFISSNFDKSNTTLQSFFKNLKPSLKTLFDSITAQKEGITKNVKEFQEKLNVNEKYKNLKVEDLDIAFYTSLINAIGLGIGTKDFKTVEINTQNTNETLQKSGEMLAKITDSPAKPTQNKEWDIVLYTLQALQFLQLKLSLFENVKTHTPSSANNLFDDKKTNQEFLTELYKDKTIANITEKKSSSINLKYLLSFFKKAVEELKDEKQLDGYELQKLLAMLFLSTAKNEYPDRGDTDDSKQYYENKKAHPSITLLTIMAKDLIEKKLEALIPNEKEGIKKFMNESIPHLYKWISFASNNLLTGAKNAYDTLGILFTKTMSPILSSLIKNTTILKDKVKEKEDLIPSAPALLFALVLAPTLSIAFPIITNEKDENKNSFKVLYGGNVFLIDKLDEFFEAVKKEIKEKLSSLGVDPKQIPFDQAKPYLDLFKSIYDQIFKNVKHLNLKTLLTTPLNKIDSDSWKERNIAKPLQNKSVADILDTLLKSLNIQGNEKLADLSSSNINLTNLTDITTLIDNYTYKANGVDYQNKTQLADILKANPDKTLEILGWTSDSKNPIGKGSLIDVFLSKVFNFKTNQNSDKSENAINQLAKIIASANSSLDTLFDSNIEIIFEFKDTKKNSSDQLLSETLIASVKNKNNNSESKYSFTYSRDKQDKFKFVKITKN; from the coding sequence ATGAAGAAATTAATTGCAATTTTATCATCAATGATGATGATAACAACTGCTAGTTTACCAATAATTGCCTGTCATACTAAACAAAATAAATTTGAAAATAATAATTCAATAACAAATACCCACTCAACTGCTAGTTTATTTGCTAAAGAACTTATTTTAGCAGATCAATTACAAGTTAACTTACAAGAACTTAAAAATAGAAATAACCAAAAAGACTTAGCTCTTTTATTAGATGAATATAATTTAAAATTAGATAATACTGATCCAAGTATTAAAAATATTAGTTCATCAAACGAACTTATCAGCCAATATTTTGAAAAAGATTCATATAAAAATGTATTAGATTCAAATATTAAATTAGATTCACAAAAGAAATTATCAAATCCTTTATTTAGTGAAATTTTTAAATTATTTGGATTAGGTACAACTGATTTAGATAAATTTAGCGATGATATTACAAATATTTTAACTTTATTAGTTAATCTAAATCCAATGTTTATTTCTTCAAACTTTGATAAAAGTAATACTACTTTACAATCATTTTTTAAAAACTTAAAACCAAGTTTAAAAACATTATTTGATTCAATTACTGCTCAAAAAGAGGGTATAACAAAAAATGTTAAAGAATTTCAAGAAAAACTTAATGTTAATGAAAAATACAAAAATCTAAAAGTTGAAGATTTAGACATTGCTTTTTATACAAGTTTAATTAATGCAATAGGTTTAGGAATAGGAACAAAAGATTTCAAAACTGTTGAAATTAATACTCAAAATACAAATGAGACTTTACAAAAATCAGGTGAAATGTTAGCTAAAATAACTGATTCACCAGCTAAACCTACTCAAAATAAAGAATGAGATATTGTTTTATACACTTTACAAGCTCTTCAATTTTTACAACTAAAATTAAGCTTATTTGAAAATGTTAAAACTCATACTCCTAGTTCAGCTAATAATTTATTTGATGATAAAAAAACAAATCAAGAATTCCTAACTGAACTTTATAAAGATAAAACTATAGCAAATATAACAGAAAAGAAATCATCATCAATTAATCTAAAATACTTACTTTCATTCTTTAAAAAAGCTGTTGAAGAATTAAAAGATGAAAAACAACTTGATGGATATGAACTACAAAAGCTTTTAGCAATGCTATTCTTATCAACTGCTAAAAATGAATATCCAGATAGAGGAGATACAGATGATTCAAAACAGTATTATGAAAATAAAAAGGCTCATCCTTCAATTACTTTATTAACAATAATGGCTAAGGATCTTATAGAAAAGAAACTTGAAGCTTTAATTCCTAATGAAAAAGAAGGTATTAAGAAATTTATGAATGAGTCTATTCCTCATTTATACAAATGAATCTCATTTGCTTCAAACAACTTACTAACTGGTGCTAAAAATGCTTATGACACTTTAGGTATATTGTTTACTAAAACAATGTCACCTATTTTAAGTTCTTTAATTAAAAATACTACTATATTAAAAGACAAAGTTAAAGAAAAAGAAGATTTAATTCCATCAGCACCTGCACTTTTATTTGCACTTGTACTTGCTCCAACTTTATCAATTGCATTTCCAATAATTACTAACGAAAAAGACGAAAATAAAAATTCATTCAAAGTTTTATATGGTGGGAATGTATTTTTAATTGATAAATTAGATGAGTTCTTTGAAGCAGTAAAAAAAGAAATTAAAGAAAAATTATCTAGTCTTGGAGTTGATCCAAAACAAATCCCATTTGATCAAGCTAAACCTTATTTAGACTTATTTAAAAGTATATATGATCAAATATTTAAAAATGTTAAACATTTAAATTTAAAAACTTTATTAACTACCCCACTTAATAAAATAGATTCTGATAGTTGAAAAGAAAGAAATATTGCTAAGCCATTACAAAATAAATCTGTTGCTGATATTTTAGACACTTTATTAAAATCTTTAAATATTCAGGGTAATGAAAAATTAGCTGATTTATCTAGTTCAAATATTAACTTAACTAATTTAACTGATATTACTACTTTAATTGATAATTACACTTATAAAGCAAATGGAGTTGATTATCAAAATAAAACTCAATTAGCTGATATCTTAAAAGCTAATCCAGATAAAACATTAGAAATTTTAGGTTGAACTTCAGATAGTAAGAATCCAATTGGTAAAGGTTCATTAATTGATGTGTTTTTATCTAAAGTATTTAATTTTAAAACAAATCAAAATAGTGATAAATCAGAAAATGCAATTAATCAATTAGCTAAGATTATTGCATCAGCAAATAGTTCATTAGATACTTTATTTGATAGTAATATAGAAATCATATTTGAATTTAAAGATACTAAGAAAAATAGTTCAGACCAATTATTAAGTGAAACTTTAATAGCTAGTGTTAAAAATAAAAATAATAATTCTGAATCTAAATATTCCTTTACTTATTCTAGAGATAAACAAGATAAATTTAAATTTGTAAAAATTACAAAAAACTAA